AAGGCCGAAGGGGGTAGGGATCAGAATGCTTAATAATAAGAATTCGGGAGTAGTTTCCTAATGCGAGCTATTTTCTGTTGATCGAGTCGATTGCCTCGGCATCATTATGCGCCCGACTgcttccaataaaaaaagaaatctatatATTACCAAGTTCCACACCTGACTTTTCCCGTTCGTCGTTCCTTATATTCTGCCCTTTcacattcaaatgaaattggatTCCTCGCTCCTCCCCTGGTaggtgggtggggggggggttttCCCGGTAGATCTTTTAATTGCATTCGGatgctttttttccttccatcgATAATTCAAATGTCTAATTgactttattctttttctttttttatattttatcgACAGCATTCGTCCAATAACGGGCCGTCgccgtcgtcttcgtcgtcttcgtgCTCGCCGCTGACGGCGGCCGCCACGTACAGTCGCCGGTTGCTGGGCCGCGGGAGTTGGTTCGGCGACTCGGTCCTGGACGACTCACCTCGCGACGCCACCGCATCCACCCGGGGTCCGTGCAAGCTGTTGCGCGTCGAGCAGCGTGACTTCCGCTCACTCTGGCAGGTAAAAATAACGtctcttttccttctctctctttctctgccATATTGTTAACGAGATCCTGTGAGATCCTGCGAGGACGTCGTTATTACATcgccgaaaaaagaagaatagaaaaaaagtagagaaaaCGGGATGAAATTTTGTTGCCGTAGATTGATGATCCTTGCGCAAGGATCGGGTAGGAGAGAATAATGCTCCGTGTTGACTGGGGCAACAGTCGGTGTGGTGCTTTAGGCTATTACCAGCAGGAGAGAGTCAGGAAAGGGAAATAAaggcgacaacaacaacaggactGATGTCGTTTGCTCCTAATGGGTTATTGCCTTGACGTTGGATGGAGGGGTAGAGCGAAGGAGTTGATGCGAATCGTCACAATACGTCGCATTGAATATGGGAGAGGAGATAGGAGAGAGTCGGTCCGTGCTGCCGTGTAGAGGGGATAGAAATCGATCGCTGCGCCGGGGATCACGCTGAGCAACTAGcggaacaaagaaaagaagaaaagggggagaaaaacagCATTAGAaaatactacacacacacacagagacagaCTGTATGTACGAAGAAGAGACACGCCAGTATATAGTGCAAGTTGCCTTTTTTATGataggaaggaaagaaagaaacgacacGGGGATATATCAGGATCGATAAAAGTCGTCAGTTTTCATTTCCCATAAGGACTGCTGCGACTAGACGCGAGCCGAGAAACGGATGGTAAATAAACCAGCGGAcacgtccccccccccccccccccccaactccTTTTTGCAAAGTGAAATGTTTCCTTCTCTTGTTTGggagctcctttttttctggtaaaagaagacaaaaaaaggattctttttctatttgttgacTTCCTAAAAAGACTGGGCACAATGCCCTGGCCATATTGTCcctattttcaaaagaagtgACGGGGTTGACGGGTATAATAAGACGTTGATGAATGACGTCACTCGGATGGCTCGCCTATTCgccaaagaaacaaaccaTCAAATCAGCAGGAAAAACAAAGTTTCGAGTGGCCTATAAGCAAACGGCTGCCGACAGCTGCCACAGTTTCATTTCGCTCGTCTCGCACACATGTGTGGGGCCCACCACCAGAAGAAATTCGTGGACTTGGACACAGGATCGAGATGACAGGTTGACAACACGTGGTTCGCATGAGGACCATGTTTTTGCGCTGTCCAACTCCCAGCCATTTTTCAGCTGCATCTCATTTGTTTAGTTCTTTTTTGCCCGTTTTGTAGATGAGGGGGGAACTGCTGGGCACGAGTGTACTAGTGCCACCCGTCGGTTTTCTCTGACACTGAACAAAGTCAGCCGGAAGCTTCTACCCATGGCTGTACACGTCTTTTTTACCAGCAATTCGTTTTTTCCGAGTAATAAAACCCCCCCGAactaaagtttaaaaaagggggtcctGCACATTTTCGACAGCCGTTTGCAGTTGGTCCGTCGTATAGAGAGAGGAGACACTCCGGCCAACTATTCTACACAGACGGTTATATGACCTACATGTCAAGTGCTGGACCATATGGCGACCACCTTGTCCCGTAAACTATAGGAGAAACAgaataatagaaaagaaaagaagaaaaagacttttCCAATCGCAGCCACagatttctctcctttttttgttggcatAGAGTTGAGTCATTTCCAAGTGAATTACAATCAACTCTTATCGAGGATTTGATTCCGCAATTTATTGTGTGTGGGAAATTGATGGTCACCGAAATGAAGTGAAAAAACCCCaacggtcgtcgtcgtcgtccgatTTTTCTTAAAAGCAAAGCCGAGCGCCACCGACCGACCGACAATCCCCTTGGATGCCATTGTCCGCATTCAAACGGATCATTTTTCACTTGTTCATTTCCCAGccgagttattattattatcattactATTACTGCGCCGGGGTTTATAGCAGATAAGCGAGCTCTTGCCGGACTCATGCCTAAGGCAGCCCCTTCTATCAAAACAGGGGGGCCTGGGAAGgaaggatggatggatggattggcTCAAAAGGAATCTCGAATAACCCAGAAAAGTTCAAGTAACTGCTCGTTTCTCCGCACACACAGCACGTGGTTTTTCCCTTATCCCTCCCCCCCGTTTTGGGGCCATTGAGGCGCTCCATCAGTTTCTTCTGGAAATCCATTGGTGTTTTCCAACTGTTGTGAGAGAAAATCggagggaggaaaagaaacgggagGGGGGTAAAAAAAGAGCGTGGCGGTGTCAAATTCTCCATGTGATTGTGTTTCCTTTCTAAACCAGttccgctttttttctctccgccGTCCATTTGAATGTTGAAAAactttcccccctccttcccTGCGCACCCCACCCGATCCCTTTTGCTCCACcctgttgttgtgttgtgtgggGGATGGAACTGGCGCTCGTCTTCATCCCTCGTTAAGTTAGGCGCAACACCCCCAAAGAGGCCATCAAGTTTTGAGTCGACGAGTGAAGAGGTTCAGTCGAGTAAGAGTCGCCCATCCGAGTTGCAACAAGTGTCGATTCCGTCCTTCAGCCGCACGATTTTTTCTTGGGGGCGGAAGGTTTTATTCGGGAGCTACTAAAATTATCGATCCGTCGATCGATCCTGTGCGCGTTGGGTGGATTAATGACGAGTGACGATTTGTTGATGACGGAGCCGTCGCTCCCGATGGACCGGCTGTCTAGCTGCTCGCTGGACAGCATTATCGGTTATCTGGATCAACTTTTGGGACGGAATCATGTGGAGGAGCCGGTCCATCAGGTCGTGATACGATCCCGCTCACCGTCGCCGACTCGAATTCAGAGcagcgacagcagcagcgggcaTCCGAAACAGGGCAGCAGCATCCGGCGGAAGATGCTGAGCTCCTTATCGGATCCCGTTCGATCCAATTTCACCCAACAGCCAGATGATGAAGAAGCCATCCAACGAGTGATGGACCTGTCTTTCGCTTCCGTCTACGAAATGCCGTCCTCCTCCTTGTCCGGCCATTCGCCCAGCATGATTCCTGCCGTCCGCCCAGTTATTGGATGTCAAAAAGTGATGACTGTCGTGACCGAGTCGATCGATCCGCCCGAATCGCTCGACAGCGGCGTCGAGAGTAACAAATCGGACGACGAGGCCCAGCATTCCGGCGACTCCGAGCCGCGGATTTGCGCCAGTCTGGGCGACAAGGGCCGCAACTACGCCATCCCGTTGCATCAACACGATTACCAGAACTTGATCGGCTCGCcattccagcagcaacagcagcggcgATCTGCTGCTGCCCGCAGGAATCACGGCCAGGGGTCGTCCAATAGTCGAGCCGCGTGTCGGGCGAATCGAAACCGTCAGGATCACGAGAATAATCCGTCGAATAGCAAGAACAGCGCAGTGGCGTCGGCTGGGAAAGACGACAAGTTTTACGAGATCTGCTTGGGTCACTTGTGCTGGCAAATGGAAGCCGGAAACAGCGCGGCCGGAACTGGGCTCGGCTTTGATCGATGGATCTCCATTTTTTCGTTGCAGAAACATCAGGACGAGTTGATTCAGTTGTCGGGTAACACCGGCAGCCCGTCTTCCCCCTCCTCGGCATCGCCGGCCAATCACCGCAAGCACagccatcaccaccaccacaaccacCAGCTACCGCAACCgcccacacaacaacaacaacaacaattgcaTCATCAGGGTGGCAAGAGGCAGGGGCAACGGCATCACAGCACCGGAGGGATGAGCAGTCGACAAGGATCGcaggaaaacaacaactgtAAGTccacacacacttttttttgttttactattACGTAAATAATTGATTGGAATGAAACGTTTCGTATTATTTTGACGGATCGTTTCGTCAGAAGAAAACCCGGGGGCAGCATTATAAATtcatagagaaagaaaaataaaaatagcaaatCAAATGAGAGGAAATCCAATTCGGATATGCAGACGAGAACAGCAAAGCTGCTTATAATGGAGCTCGGCCTATTTCATATAAGCTGCTAGACGCAAGGCGCCCGGATCTTTTCCCGCGACTTGGGCTACGCACAAACTATACTCTCACTGCGTGggttatataagaaaaaggaaaaagagtctgattgcctttattttcttttttcgctcttTTTGAAACgcccgccttttttttttccgccagACCTCATGTAATATGTAGGTCTATTTATACACCCACCCGTATATAGAATATGATTGCGTTAGATGAATTGCAATTCTACATTCTCGATCTAAAGACAATGGGGTGGCAGGGAAGAAAGATGAGCCGCCATCTTCCTCATTCCATTCCTCGGTTCATTATTGACTTTTTGTCTGTGAAACGGACAAGGGAGGCTCTAACGAACAGGACAGAAAatagacacagacacagacacagacaccCACACATTCTTGCTACTTCTACTAGACTACACACGTCTACCTCTAGTCGCCTTCCTTGATGATGGTtccttcttgttcttcttctgatAATCAACGAATGATTTCGGGGggtatcttcttttttttggtctcCCCTTCGTCCAGCTCGTTGGCTTTTGCTGGCTGGTTGGTTAGTTGGTTAGTTGATGATGACGGTGGATGGGGATCATGTTATATAAAAGGGAAGAGAGAGCCGGTTGCCATCGAGCGGAGTAAATTGAGAAAGAAAGTGATGGGGCAATCATGGCGTCAAGacaagtcatcatcatcagacgCGGACCCTCCGGTGTAGTTTAGAGATGGTAGAGTAGTAGTACGTATCCCGCAGGTTCATTATTATATTGGCtggactcttcttcttcttcttcttttgataaataaaacacacacagcacacccTCTCGTCTCGACTtgggaagagaaaagagccaCGACGGATGTGTTATCTAATATTTCCACAATGTGTATTTAGGCGAGCTCACATCCAATGCCATTTTCTTCCGCTATACGGTACTACTGCAGTTATAATAGGAGCAGCCCAAAGCACAAAGGAAATactataaataaaagaaaagaaggaagccAACCGGGGATATAACAATCATAATCCCGCcgtgaaaaaataatcgtgaacaaaaataaaaaggaaaaaaaaaagatcaggtttcacttttttggggTGGTGGCTTGCTTGCTTTTATTTCGCTCGATATTTCCGAGAATCTGCGTCCCGGAGGGGAAATTTTCACAAATGAGGTAGTAGGTGGATAGTTAAGGGTAGGGTATATGGAGgatttcactctctctccgTTTCTTTTCCGCCAACAAGGAAAACTCAAagggagaaatgaaaaaataaaaggcatcAGAGAAAAAGCCAGCCAAAGGTTAGAGTACGTTTGGCTTTTCGAATGATGACAATGGAAGCTAGACGACAAGAGAGTTGACATGGTGCGCACGTACCCACCACTTTTCCATCTCAATATTCTTTGACGTCCTCTGATTTTCGGGGGATTTGTCTTGTTCGTCCGCCAAGCGGAAAGGCATCATCTGgtatattctctctctccgctgGATAGTACAAATAGACAAACAAGAAACGGAGCGCAGCCAGCGAGCGGGAGACAATGCAATAGGCGCATATTGCATAACCTATTATACGGATAAGGATCTCGTTTCGTCCGAGTGGAATGGTTGAACGTGATCGAAAGAGggaaaagtcgaaaaagacgacaaacaagaattaaaaataatcacgGACCCACCAGGTTATTATTTGGCAATAGCACACCATTAAAAGTTtaggaaataaggaaaaaagggaaacgacCCAATcaatatataatatacctTTACACGTACACCAACTCAAATTGCGAAGGTAAAAACTATTTGACGGTTggattcagcagcagcaacgattCGTGGCAACGATCAATTTCTTGGATCCGCTTTCTACttgtgattttttaatgatggcGGCGACGCCCAGCTGCCATACAACCAGCCGTCGCGATGGCTGGCAAACGCTATGCCAAAAAAGCGCTCCCTCCCTCCCACCCACATTCGATATTAAATATAGAACGTATTATATAACTTTCACTCTCTGTGCTGCTCgatatcaataaaataaaacagaactGGGAGGAGGGTTTTTTACGGGTGgaaaatgggttttttttgttgctaccgctaatctttttttctttctgtcctTCCGTCCGTGTACGCAAGTCGAGGCGATTacttatacacacacacaaaaggagcCGGGAAATACGAAAGAAAGGTTCTTTGCTCTTTCATTTCTTGGCGAGTTCAAAGAGTCCGAGAGTTGGCGATCCGCACAACGTACGAATTGTGACCCCGACGATCGTCGTCTCTGCGCGACACATTTTGGTTCACCCTTAAATAATCTGCGCCTCAATAGttttcagcttttttcttcttctatttcttctgtCTTCCAAATTTAGTTCCGCCCAAATGGAAATTCATTGCGcagttctcttcttttttcccccccacccgATTCTAATGAAGGCTTCTGCCTTATTTACCGGGGAAAATGATGGAAAGTTCTCATCCGTCAAACTTGTCAACTGCACGTGGAAAGACGGGGAGTGTCTATTAGTAGTGGGTATATATAAGccttaaaaaattgaattcaatctgttgaaagaagaagaagaagaagaagaagaaaataggagGAAACGTAATTTTTCCTATTAACTAGCGGCTCCTTGTCACAAACTCCCAGCCTCTCAGTTCTTCAATCTCTCACggcaaaaaatcaattcccaCTCGATTCTTATTTATGTGCCTTGATCCTGTCAGGCGCAACAgtcttcttgtgtgtgtgtgggggggggagacTCCTTTATAGCCTCTTGTTCACTTATTGATGGCTGCTAGTGCAACGAGTTGGAAATCATTCAAAAGGGGGTCGGCCGTGTGTACATCCGTAAATGTTGCATCCGAAATGTCAAACATGTCGGCCGAGTTGtgcagagaaagagaaaatctgGTTTTCTAGCCATccatttgaattatttctctTATCAACTTGTCAAATTCAGTCCACTTGGGCGGCTCTCCCCGCTGCCGGCCTTGCTCTGATGGCTAGAGACGTATAAATGATGAAGTGGagtagctgctgctgagctCCCCGTAGACGACTTATTGACCGCATGACTggataggagaagaagagtctCAATTCTGCCGCCCGCGCTGCCCGCAACAGAGGCGCAGTCTAATTTGgctttttattacattgcatGCATATTAAGATGCTGTTATGACTATTACCGGCCTTGTATGTATGAAGATGGAAGTAGTATAGGCTGCCCGTCTCCAAATGAATCATGGATGCAGTTCGCAGTCTTCCCTTTGATCTCGTGTAACTCCGCCCATCCGCCGCTGGGGCCGGATATGGAACCACATCGTTTTCACATGTTTAAGGATTGAGTTGGGGCTTGTTGCCCAGCGCCCGGCAACGAGATttgatcgttttctttttgtcgttCTGTTTGAGACGAAAATTGCaatcgtttttcttgtttcctgTTGCAGCAGCGAATAATGGAAGGAGCAGTTCGACTTCGGGTGGATTGGGGATCCCCTCGAGAGATCCGCCGGTGGTGGGTGACGCCAACGTCAACTGCGCCAAGTCTCCGACAACGTCGCCGCAGCGCCAGGAACGCAACCCGTCCGTCGTCAGCACTACACTGGCCGCCGACGGAGGCGTCTTGACGGCCAGTGGCAACGGCCGTAGCAACCCATCGCCGCCCAGTAATGCCCAGCAATCAGCGGCCTCTACCAATGCCGGGCAACCTTCAACCGGACCAACGGgacccaacagcaacagccaaaTCGCCCCGCTAAATTTGGTactaagaaactaaaaaaataaaaatcattatcCATTTGATCCATTTACATATTAActtgttattttaatattttgacgCAGTCACCCAGTGAGCGGGCCATGATGATGGGCAAGGTTTTGAAAACGCTCATCATGGCGGCTTCCTCCGCGTCGCCCGCTTCCGCCCTCATTCGTGACCGCAAAGTGCCCGGACGGGGCACAGTCCGTCACTGTCTGGTGGGAACAGAAATGGTCGACTGGCTCCTCGGTCTCAGTCCCGAAGTGCACAGCCGGGCCCAAGCCTCGGCCATGTGGCAGGTTCTGCTGGACGAGCAAGTCATTTTAGCCCGTAATGAActtgatcattttttattatttttcctctttttccttaaCCAACAAATTTATTAATGACTTATCGATTTTCCCATCAACTCATTTTCGTCTTGACTTTGTGGTTGGACCCAAACTTGTTTTGGTCGCCCGgctctttttatattttcccctCCACCGCCGCGTTGATGACGGATGACTTGCCACACAGTCTCGAAGGAGCACCAGTTCAAAGACAAGTTTGTCTTCTATCGGTTCCACGAAGACGCCGAGGGTCGCGGTGACGGGCCGGCCGGCCGCAAGCCCGGCCAGGACGCTGTGCGCGACGCTCAACAGAAAAAGGACGAAGTCATCTCGACGTTGACACAACTGGCGCCCGACGCCGTCCTTAAAGCCATTCTACGAAAACCGTAAGTATATTATTAGTCCGCGCCCTTTACCCACCTCCTTCCCATGTTTTTTCGCTCCGCCCTTTTTGTCGGAACGACGTGTGCATGTATACCGTACACCGGCGGTCGATATCCAGccgcacagcagcagcagcagtagaggCAGCACTCTATATCCCGTATGCACTTGAACATGGTTATAGGACTCACGATCGGTCCCCCGACGACCTGGAAATCATCTACGAGGAATTGGTACACATCAGGGCCCTGTCGCATCTGTCAACCACCGTCAAGCGCGAGCTGGCTAATATCATCGTCTTCGAATCTCATCCCAGAGCCGAAACCGTCCGTAAGTTCAGCTCagatcttttttattttaaagattttgcttttctttttcaattttttt
This DNA window, taken from Daphnia pulex isolate KAP4 chromosome 2, ASM2113471v1, encodes the following:
- the LOC124188868 gene encoding rap guanine nucleotide exchange factor 4-like isoform X4: MTSDDLLMTEPSLPMDRLSSCSLDSIIGYLDQLLGRNHVEEPVHQVVIRSRSPSPTRIQSSDSSSGHPKQGSSIRRKMLSSLSDPVRSNFTQQPDDEEAIQRVMDLSFASVYEMPSSSLSGHSPSMIPAVRPVIGCQKVMTVVTESIDPPESLDSGVESNKSDDEAQHSGDSEPRICASLGDKGRNYAIPLHQHDYQNLIGSPFQQQQQRRSAAARRNHGQGSSNSRAACRANRNRQDHENNPSNSKNSAVASAGKDDKFYEICLGHLCWQMEAGNSAAGTGLGFDRWISIFSLQKHQDELIQLSGNTGSPSSPSSASPANHRKHSHHHHHNHQLPQPPTQQQQQQLHHQGGKRQGQRHHSTGGMSSRQGSQENNNSNNGRSSSTSGGLGIPSRDPPVVGDANVNCAKSPTTSPQRQERNPSVVSTTLAADGGVLTASGNGRSNPSPPSNAQQSAASTNAGQPSTGPTGPNSNSQIAPLNLSPSERAMMMGKVLKTLIMAASSASPASALIRDRKVPGRGTVRHCLVGTEMVDWLLGLSPEVHSRAQASAMWQVLLDEQVILALSKEHQFKDKFVFYRFHEDAEGRGDGPAGRKPGQDAVRDAQQKKDEVISTLTQLAPDAVLKAILRKPTHDRSPDDLEIIYEELVHIRALSHLSTTVKRELANIIVFESHPRAETVLFNQGDEGVSWYVILKGSVNVVIHGKGVVTTLQDGDDFGQLALINNAPRAATIITREDGCQFLRVDKDDFNRILRDVEANTVRLKEHGRDVLVLEKVSANPSAAHRHSASSHYKYTVMAGMPQKMLEHLLETRLDARHLSVRDEDIIRPYSSATDMFLDDFLLTHIMFMPTHQLITELMRNYRIESPTQDKEFVVASKSRVVNFVYQWVTSIRDPVFDETITHSFFEQLHSEVHADARLYHTLREEAAMLDHVQELLGEYRAARQQGGSLATLTWTLPAGGQSVVLFSAVNAAATAAAGNRKGSGESNAASAFSAEKRRPIRADDDIIFRVYCADHTYCTLRQPVNATAETIKLNAADKLGLRHEELVLAEIKSNGEKSVIADTEVSIATCLSINGRIFVSPKDHLDAMTVLPDQEGPSDGTCNELEMFSTRELAYYITLIDWDLFCSVHEYELLYHVAGAQPFRKIKSNLDLFLRRFNEIQYWVVTEICLANTLGKRVQLLRKFIKLAAYCKEFQNLNAFFALVMGLSNVAVSRLTQTWERLPSKLRKMFTEFDGLIEPSRNHRAYRIAVGKLQPPILPFMPLLLKDMTFTHEGNRTLLDSAGLINFEKMHMLAQTMRTLRYCRSRQLLLQPPTPRSEQEVRNYIRNLRVIDNQRILTGLSQRLEPKRA
- the LOC124188868 gene encoding rap guanine nucleotide exchange factor 4-like isoform X3, which translates into the protein MTSDDLLMTEPSLPMDRLSSCSLDSIIGYLDQLLGRNHVEEPVHQVVIRSRSPSPTRIQSSDSSSGHPKQGSSIRRKMLSSLSDPVRSNFTQQPDDEEAIQRVMDLSFASVYEMPSSSLSGHSPSMIPAVRPVIGCQKVMTVVTESIDPPESLDSGVESNKSDDEAQHSGDSEPRICASLGDKGRNYAIPLHQHDYQNLIGSPFQQQQQRRSAAARRNHGQGSSNSRAACRANRNRQDHENNPSNSKNSAVASAGKDDKFYEICLGHLCWQMEAGNSAAGTGLGFDRWISIFSLQKHQDELIQLSGNTGSPSSPSSASPANHRKHSHHHHHNHQLPQPPTQQQQQQLHHQGGKRQGQRHHSTGGMSSRQGSQENNNSANNGRSSSTSGGLGIPSRDPPVVGDANVNCAKSPTTSPQRQERNPSVVSTTLAADGGVLTASGNGRSNPSPPSNAQQSAASTNAGQPSTGPTGPNSNSQIAPLNLSPSERAMMMGKVLKTLIMAASSASPASALIRDRKVPGRGTVRHCLVGTEMVDWLLGLSPEVHSRAQASAMWQVLLDEQVILALSKEHQFKDKFVFYRFHEDAEGRGDGPAGRKPGQDAVRDAQQKKDEVISTLTQLAPDAVLKAILRKPTHDRSPDDLEIIYEELVHIRALSHLSTTVKRELANIIVFESHPRAETVLFNQGDEGVSWYVILKGSVNVVIHGKGVVTTLQDGDDFGQLALINNAPRAATIITREDGCQFLRVDKDDFNRILRDVEANTVRLKEHGRDVLVLEKVSANPSAAHRHSASSHYKYTVMAGMPQKMLEHLLETRLDARHLSVRDEDIIRPYSSATDMFLDDFLLTHIMFMPTHQLITELMRNYRIESPTQDKEFVVASKSRVVNFVYQWVTSIRDPVFDETITHSFFEQLHSEVHADARLYHTLREEAAMLDHVQELLGEYRAARQQGGSLATLTWTLPAGGQSVVLFSAVNAAATAAAGNRKGSGESNAASAFSAEKRRPIRADDDIIFRVYCADHTYCTLRQPVNATAETIKLNAADKLGLRHEELVLAEIKSNGEKSVIADTEVSIATCLSINGRIFVSPKDHLDAMTVLPDQEGPSDGTCNELEMFSTRELAYYITLIDWDLFCSVHEYELLYHVAGAQPFRKIKSNLDLFLRRFNEIQYWVVTEICLANTLGKRVQLLRKFIKLAAYCKEFQNLNAFFALVMGLSNVAVSRLTQTWERLPSKLRKMFTEFDGLIEPSRNHRAYRIAVGKLQPPILPFMPLLLKDMTFTHEGNRTLLDSAGLINFEKMHMLAQTMRTLRYCRSRQLLLQPPTPRSEQEVRNYIRNLRVIDNQRILTGLSQRLEPKRA